In one Thermococcus sp. 2319x1 genomic region, the following are encoded:
- a CDS encoding alpha amylase N-terminal ig-like domain-containing protein — MYKIFGFRDDDYLGKVGIVEFSIPKRGSYAYLLGNFNAFNEGSFRMKEKGDRWYIKVELPEGIWYYAFSIDGNLTLDFENNEKTVYRRLSYKFEKTVNVAKIFSGEKFYHYPSLVYAYSLGDSTYIRFRAMKGVAEGVFLISDQKYEMRKKAQDELFEYFEAVLPRKEELEYYFEIHEADEIIDYGDFKVDFNEQRERFKPPAWIFERVFYQIMPDRFANGNPENDPHNCIEFKTVTHHGGDLEGIIEKLDYIEELGVNALYLTPIFESMTYHGYDIVDYFHVARKFGGDKAFEKLVQKLKKRDIKLILDGVFHHTSFFHPYFQDVVKNGENSKYRDFYRITGFPVVPEEFLDILNSKLPWDEKYSQLKALKWNYESFYSVWLMPRLNHEKKEARDFIRDVMEYWVRKGADGWRLDVAHGVPPEVWEEIREKLPSDVYLVGEVMDDARLWIFNKFHGTMNYPLYEAILRFFVAREIDAREFLNWLELLSFYYGPAEYVMYNFLDNHDVDRMLSLLGDKRKYLCALVFLFTYKGIPSIYYGDEIGMRNMEAPFMESSRAPMEWDSKRWDLRIFYLTKKLIQLRKTSKALQMGTFEPVEFREGLLLYERIHEEERLLIGINYSDNSVSIKKLPDKVLLGNLNDIELEPFSFFVGRLP; from the coding sequence ATGTATAAAATTTTCGGATTTAGAGACGATGATTACCTCGGAAAAGTTGGAATTGTAGAGTTCTCCATACCCAAACGCGGATCCTATGCCTATCTTTTGGGAAATTTTAATGCATTCAACGAGGGAAGCTTTAGAATGAAAGAAAAGGGAGATAGATGGTACATAAAAGTCGAGCTTCCCGAGGGAATCTGGTACTATGCATTTTCGATCGATGGAAATTTAACATTGGATTTTGAAAATAACGAAAAAACTGTGTACAGAAGGCTTTCGTATAAATTTGAAAAAACTGTTAATGTTGCCAAGATCTTCTCGGGAGAGAAATTTTACCATTATCCCTCCTTGGTATATGCTTATTCTTTGGGGGACTCAACGTACATTCGCTTTAGAGCCATGAAGGGAGTGGCTGAAGGAGTGTTTTTAATTTCAGACCAAAAATATGAAATGAGAAAAAAAGCACAGGATGAACTCTTTGAATATTTTGAAGCAGTTCTGCCCAGAAAAGAAGAACTTGAGTATTACTTTGAGATTCATGAAGCAGATGAAATTATCGATTATGGAGACTTTAAGGTGGATTTTAACGAGCAGAGGGAAAGATTTAAACCACCCGCGTGGATCTTTGAGAGAGTCTTTTATCAAATAATGCCCGACCGCTTTGCCAATGGGAATCCAGAGAATGACCCGCACAATTGTATAGAATTTAAAACTGTCACTCACCACGGCGGTGATCTTGAGGGCATTATAGAGAAACTTGACTACATTGAGGAACTCGGTGTTAATGCACTTTACCTAACCCCGATCTTCGAGTCAATGACATATCACGGTTATGACATCGTTGACTATTTCCATGTTGCTCGGAAATTCGGGGGAGATAAAGCTTTTGAAAAATTGGTGCAAAAGCTGAAGAAACGGGATATAAAGCTTATTTTAGATGGAGTCTTTCATCATACGAGCTTTTTCCATCCCTACTTTCAGGATGTAGTGAAGAACGGAGAAAACAGTAAATACAGGGATTTTTATCGTATAACAGGTTTCCCAGTTGTTCCAGAGGAGTTCCTCGATATTCTGAATTCAAAACTCCCATGGGATGAAAAATATAGTCAACTTAAGGCCCTCAAATGGAACTATGAAAGCTTTTATTCCGTATGGCTGATGCCTCGTTTAAACCATGAGAAAAAAGAAGCAAGGGACTTCATCAGGGATGTAATGGAGTACTGGGTTAGAAAAGGGGCAGATGGGTGGAGATTAGATGTTGCTCACGGTGTTCCACCTGAAGTATGGGAAGAAATTAGGGAAAAGTTGCCCAGTGATGTTTATCTAGTTGGAGAGGTGATGGACGATGCCAGGTTGTGGATATTCAACAAGTTTCATGGAACCATGAACTATCCATTGTATGAGGCAATTTTGAGATTTTTTGTCGCTAGGGAGATTGATGCAAGGGAATTCCTCAACTGGCTTGAGCTTTTAAGCTTTTACTATGGCCCTGCTGAGTACGTTATGTATAATTTCTTAGATAACCACGATGTAGACAGGATGCTTAGCCTGCTTGGGGATAAAAGAAAATATCTCTGCGCCTTGGTTTTCCTTTTCACGTACAAGGGGATTCCGTCTATTTACTATGGCGATGAAATTGGGATGAGAAATATGGAGGCTCCTTTTATGGAGAGTTCAAGGGCACCTATGGAATGGGATAGCAAGAGATGGGATCTAAGGATATTTTATCTTACAAAAAAACTTATACAGCTCAGGAAGACCAGCAAAGCACTACAAATGGGGACATTTGAGCCGGTGGAATTTCGAGAGGGATTGTTGCTTTATGAGAGAATACATGAGGAAGAGAGGCTCTTAATTGGAATAAACTACTCAGATAATTCTGTTTCGATCAAAAAACTACCGGATAAAGTGTTGTTGGGTAATTTGAATGATATCGAGCTTGAACCGTTCTCATTTTTTGTTGGTCGTCTCCCTTGA
- the trmBL1 gene encoding HTH-type sugar sensing transcriptional regulator TrmBL1 produces MREEEIIKMLQKLGLTKYESLAYITLLKLGISKATDLTKESGIPHTRIYDVLSSLHRKGFVDIMHGTPRMYKPVNPEIVFEKLKEELLSDIEAVKNALLELYKSIHGEDIPEIWTIHGFENTLERAEYIIRSARQEVLINTPFEFLRLLKDEIKKRKDVIFVIVSNFEEIPEWLNKENVILAKSGGAPWLMATWIIGDVDYALFFGALPKDRRREKFYSFWGKSPKLIQNYMHWFYTMYFDNSEVIKPVEYEKLKKPFEIANIRTLITILKQAGLPRKIEVIGHFVDTREEATIKGEVIEYEYTSLTANITIKDEAEKEWKVGGLGSYFEDVEGEKFIVLE; encoded by the coding sequence ATGAGGGAAGAAGAGATAATTAAAATGCTTCAAAAGCTCGGTCTAACAAAATACGAAAGCTTGGCATATATAACCCTTCTAAAACTGGGAATCAGCAAAGCTACAGACCTTACAAAGGAAAGTGGAATCCCCCACACGAGGATATACGACGTGTTGAGCTCTCTTCACAGAAAGGGATTTGTGGACATTATGCACGGAACCCCGAGGATGTACAAGCCCGTGAATCCGGAAATAGTTTTTGAGAAACTTAAAGAAGAGCTTCTAAGTGATATAGAAGCCGTAAAAAATGCCCTCCTTGAACTCTACAAATCCATACATGGAGAGGACATACCAGAGATATGGACAATTCATGGGTTCGAAAACACTTTGGAAAGGGCGGAATACATAATAAGAAGCGCAAGACAGGAAGTATTGATAAACACCCCTTTTGAGTTTTTACGATTGCTCAAAGACGAAATTAAAAAGAGAAAGGATGTTATATTTGTAATTGTAAGCAACTTTGAAGAAATTCCCGAGTGGCTTAACAAGGAGAACGTGATTTTAGCCAAAAGCGGAGGAGCTCCGTGGCTGATGGCAACCTGGATTATAGGAGATGTGGACTACGCGCTCTTTTTTGGAGCACTTCCAAAGGACAGGAGAAGAGAAAAATTCTATTCCTTCTGGGGCAAATCTCCAAAGTTAATCCAGAATTATATGCACTGGTTCTACACGATGTACTTTGACAACAGTGAAGTCATAAAGCCCGTTGAATATGAAAAACTCAAGAAGCCCTTTGAAATTGCCAATATAAGAACACTCATAACGATCCTTAAACAAGCAGGGCTACCAAGAAAGATAGAGGTCATAGGGCACTTCGTTGATACAAGAGAGGAAGCAACGATAAAAGGTGAGGTTATTGAATATGAGTACACATCCCTCACGGCCAACATAACCATCAAAGACGAAGCAGAAAAAGAGTGGAAAGTTGGAGGACTGGGAAGCTACTTTGAAGACGTTGAGGGAGAAAAGTTCATTGTGTTGGAATAA
- a CDS encoding glycogen synthase — MKILMLGFEYLPVKVGGLAEAITSIAETLAKLNNEVWVFTPSHGHIDGKKLLEFDINVYGGKEKVTIYERVQNGVRIFALSSNLLDNKDVYGPGWEGMLGKAMQFGKASVGLLNYLIENEGKPDVLHFHDWHTVFAGALIKKYFQIPAVFTIHRLNKSKVPAHYFHEAHLGELAPYPDIDPEYVGAYIADVVTTVSRSYLWEEWGFYKNFEGKATYVYNGIACDFWNEELLENKELPREERRRKILEGLGLSDGIAFMFIGRFDRGQKGVDTLLRAIELIAQSYASEFSKMRFLIIGKGDPELESWAHALGAKYPENVKVLTQMLKREFTRELYGSVDFVIVPSYFEPFGLVQMEAMCLGAIPIGSAVGGIKDTIISLDEDEENATGLLVPPRDPSALAQAIIMMAKLREESPRIIEKMRQNGKKRTAEFTWENACRRYIRAYKNDIDKAVEFLK, encoded by the coding sequence GTGAAAATACTAATGCTTGGATTCGAGTACTTGCCGGTGAAAGTTGGCGGACTTGCGGAGGCTATCACAAGCATCGCAGAAACTTTAGCAAAGCTCAACAACGAAGTCTGGGTCTTTACGCCTTCTCACGGCCATATCGATGGAAAAAAACTTCTCGAGTTTGATATCAATGTCTACGGGGGCAAAGAAAAGGTAACCATATACGAAAGGGTTCAAAACGGCGTTAGAATATTCGCCCTAAGCAGCAACTTGCTTGACAACAAAGACGTCTACGGTCCAGGATGGGAGGGAATGCTGGGCAAAGCCATGCAGTTTGGAAAGGCAAGTGTTGGTCTGCTGAACTATTTGATAGAGAATGAAGGAAAACCAGATGTGTTGCATTTCCACGACTGGCATACCGTCTTTGCCGGGGCTTTAATTAAAAAGTACTTCCAGATTCCAGCAGTCTTCACAATTCACAGGCTCAACAAATCCAAAGTTCCGGCTCATTACTTCCACGAAGCCCATCTCGGCGAGTTAGCCCCTTATCCCGATATAGACCCAGAGTACGTGGGTGCTTATATAGCCGATGTAGTGACGACCGTAAGCAGAAGCTATCTCTGGGAGGAGTGGGGCTTTTACAAGAACTTTGAAGGAAAGGCCACCTATGTTTACAATGGGATAGCATGCGATTTCTGGAACGAGGAATTACTGGAAAACAAAGAGCTACCGAGGGAAGAGAGGAGAAGAAAAATTCTTGAGGGCTTAGGACTGAGCGATGGAATTGCCTTCATGTTCATTGGCAGATTCGACAGAGGACAGAAAGGTGTTGACACACTTTTAAGAGCCATTGAACTTATTGCCCAAAGTTATGCCTCTGAGTTTTCAAAAATGCGCTTCCTGATCATTGGGAAAGGGGATCCCGAGCTTGAAAGCTGGGCTCATGCATTAGGAGCAAAATATCCAGAAAACGTTAAAGTACTTACTCAAATGCTGAAAAGAGAGTTCACAAGGGAGCTCTATGGCAGCGTTGATTTTGTTATAGTGCCTTCCTACTTTGAGCCCTTCGGCTTAGTTCAGATGGAGGCCATGTGTCTGGGAGCAATTCCCATTGGATCAGCTGTTGGTGGAATAAAGGACACTATAATAAGCTTGGATGAAGACGAAGAAAATGCCACCGGATTACTTGTTCCTCCAAGAGATCCAAGTGCCCTTGCTCAGGCAATTATAATGATGGCTAAGCTCAGAGAAGAGAGTCCCCGGATAATTGAAAAAATGCGCCAGAATGGAAAGAAAAGGACTGCCGAATTCACATGGGAAAATGCCTGCAGAAGGTACATAAGGGCATATAAGAATGACATAGACAAAGCAGTCGAGTTCCTGAAATAG
- a CDS encoding HIT family protein, whose protein sequence is MDCPFCNPPEEVLLYENENIRILIDSFPANRGHLLIVPKRHIEDWRKLKEEEKQAIMKGVELAIEKLSEALKPDGFNVGINLGEAAGQTVAHIHVHVIPRYKGDTNFPRGGVRKAVLDVEDENLSLKEKWVKNRLTFEEKDTLKRLFTHI, encoded by the coding sequence ATGGACTGTCCATTCTGCAACCCACCTGAAGAAGTTTTGCTCTATGAAAACGAGAATATAAGGATTCTTATAGACTCTTTTCCCGCGAATAGGGGACATCTCCTTATAGTTCCAAAAAGGCATATTGAAGACTGGCGGAAACTTAAAGAAGAAGAGAAGCAGGCCATAATGAAAGGGGTAGAGCTGGCAATTGAAAAGCTAAGTGAAGCTCTAAAGCCGGACGGCTTCAACGTTGGGATAAACCTTGGAGAAGCGGCTGGTCAAACGGTGGCTCACATTCATGTCCATGTGATACCGAGGTATAAAGGAGACACTAATTTCCCACGAGGGGGAGTAAGAAAGGCAGTTTTGGACGTTGAAGATGAAAATTTAAGCCTAAAGGAAAAATGGGTCAAAAACAGGCTCACTTTTGAAGAAAAAGACACCCTAAAGAGGTTATTCACTCACATCTAA
- a CDS encoding YbaK/EbsC family protein, with the protein MNFKEIEEKAIKFRDERLWKKYHTPKNLAISLVVEVGELLEYFQWETDKEIIEKVRDPSKKEKIADEIADIIIYLALLAHELNIDLDKAVERKLKKNEEKYPAKVIRVEEIVKELGGEIIKPKGEVKTVEQVVKLLDVKPENIIKSLVFIVNESESILVIVDGKSKVSLEKLRKIFGNVRMASPKEVEKITGYKIGEVPPVGVPINTVVDKRVIEKEFVIGGGGRIDRLSRLNPKKIVEFQKAEVLDVSE; encoded by the coding sequence ATGAATTTTAAAGAAATTGAAGAAAAGGCAATCAAATTTAGGGATGAACGTCTCTGGAAAAAGTATCATACTCCGAAAAATCTTGCAATTTCTCTTGTTGTTGAAGTTGGGGAGCTCTTAGAGTACTTTCAATGGGAAACCGATAAAGAGATCATTGAAAAGGTCAGAGACCCTTCGAAAAAAGAGAAAATTGCTGATGAGATTGCCGATATAATAATATACCTTGCTCTTCTCGCACATGAGCTTAATATTGACCTGGACAAAGCGGTTGAAAGAAAACTGAAGAAGAACGAAGAGAAATACCCTGCAAAAGTAATAAGGGTGGAAGAGATTGTTAAAGAGCTTGGGGGAGAGATTATAAAGCCGAAAGGAGAAGTAAAAACCGTGGAACAGGTTGTCAAGCTCTTGGACGTTAAACCTGAAAACATAATCAAATCTCTCGTTTTCATTGTAAATGAAAGCGAATCCATTCTGGTCATAGTCGATGGAAAATCGAAGGTAAGCTTGGAGAAGCTGAGAAAGATTTTTGGAAACGTCAGAATGGCAAGTCCAAAGGAAGTAGAAAAGATAACTGGCTATAAAATCGGTGAAGTTCCTCCAGTGGGAGTTCCTATAAATACTGTGGTGGATAAGAGAGTTATTGAGAAGGAATTTGTAATCGGCGGAGGAGGGAGGATAGACAGGTTAAGCAGGTTGAATCCAAAGAAAATCGTGGAGTTTCAAAAGGCTGAAGTTTTAGATGTGAGTGAATAA
- the iorA gene encoding indolepyruvate ferredoxin oxidoreductase subunit alpha, with the protein MEIAKSSSSMIVTSPNKKLLIGNEAIAYGALESGISFATGYPGTPSTEVIETIARLNPEIFAEWAPNEKVALEEAAGVAYTGLRALVTMKCVGLNVAADPLMSLAYSGVEGGLVILVADDPGPHTSQTEQDDRYYGKLALLPVLEPADVQEAHDLIKYAYELSEKYKVPVIFRTTTRVNHTTADVEVGEFVKLNREPKFKKDIQRYVRASMKGNLERHKWLNKTLKEIEAEFEGLRFNWIEGEGEIGIIAEGAPYNYVKEVVSKLGEKFKVLKISTPHPLPRKLVVEFLKGVKKAIVVEDGAPFLEEEVKIVAYEEGIRVPIYGKRTGHLPLEGELTPRLVRNALLNLLGKEGEEYMKPKEVEEAENLAPSRPPTMCPGCPHRGSYRALLDALRELKFKKDELPIHGDIGCYALSLLPPLEAIWTEYVMGASISLANGQSIAMGKKIIATIGDSTFFHNGLQPLVDAVYKNLDVLVMILDNRTTAMTGHQPHPGTGGSETGRKFNEIDIEALVKALGVKYVKTVDPYDLKATKEAIKEAMQVKGPAVIIARRECIIPVLRRGEIGDIPIVLEDKCTGCKACALLTGCPALVFDGEAGKMKIDSLICTGCGLCEQLCPFDAIVYPSKR; encoded by the coding sequence ATGGAAATTGCTAAATCAAGCTCCTCAATGATTGTGACGTCACCAAATAAGAAACTCCTTATTGGAAACGAAGCAATCGCATATGGAGCACTTGAAAGCGGCATCTCTTTTGCAACCGGCTATCCTGGAACGCCGTCTACTGAAGTTATTGAAACAATAGCGAGATTAAATCCCGAAATCTTCGCTGAATGGGCACCAAATGAGAAAGTAGCACTTGAAGAAGCCGCGGGAGTTGCTTATACGGGTCTTAGAGCACTTGTAACGATGAAGTGTGTGGGACTTAACGTTGCTGCTGACCCTCTAATGAGTCTCGCTTATTCTGGTGTGGAAGGGGGGCTCGTTATTTTAGTTGCCGATGACCCCGGGCCGCATACCTCTCAAACGGAGCAGGATGATAGATATTATGGAAAACTTGCCTTACTACCCGTTTTGGAGCCTGCAGATGTTCAAGAGGCCCATGATTTGATAAAGTATGCATATGAATTAAGTGAGAAGTACAAGGTGCCGGTTATTTTCAGAACAACTACCAGAGTTAACCACACAACCGCCGATGTAGAGGTAGGAGAGTTCGTTAAGCTCAACAGGGAACCAAAGTTTAAGAAGGATATTCAGAGATACGTAAGAGCCTCTATGAAGGGCAATCTTGAGAGACATAAATGGCTGAACAAAACACTGAAGGAAATTGAGGCTGAATTTGAAGGCTTAAGATTTAACTGGATTGAAGGAGAAGGTGAAATCGGGATTATAGCTGAGGGAGCGCCCTATAATTACGTGAAGGAAGTTGTTTCAAAGCTTGGAGAGAAATTTAAGGTTCTTAAGATTTCAACTCCCCATCCCCTGCCAAGGAAACTTGTTGTTGAGTTCCTAAAAGGGGTCAAAAAGGCAATAGTTGTGGAAGACGGTGCGCCGTTTTTGGAGGAAGAGGTGAAGATAGTAGCCTACGAAGAGGGGATAAGAGTCCCTATATACGGCAAACGTACTGGTCATCTACCTTTAGAGGGCGAGCTAACCCCCAGATTAGTCAGGAATGCACTCTTAAACCTTCTTGGTAAGGAAGGAGAAGAATACATGAAGCCTAAAGAGGTTGAGGAAGCTGAAAACTTGGCTCCATCAAGGCCCCCTACAATGTGTCCTGGTTGTCCACATAGGGGATCCTACAGGGCGTTACTTGATGCTCTCAGGGAATTGAAGTTCAAAAAAGATGAACTTCCAATCCACGGCGATATAGGATGTTATGCTTTATCTTTACTCCCGCCATTGGAGGCCATATGGACAGAATACGTTATGGGTGCCAGCATAAGTCTCGCAAATGGTCAGAGCATAGCTATGGGCAAGAAAATAATAGCCACCATAGGGGATTCTACGTTTTTCCACAATGGACTGCAGCCATTAGTGGATGCGGTTTATAAAAACTTAGATGTTTTGGTTATGATACTCGACAACAGGACAACTGCGATGACAGGACACCAACCGCATCCGGGAACGGGAGGAAGCGAGACGGGAAGGAAGTTCAACGAGATTGACATTGAAGCTCTTGTGAAAGCGTTGGGTGTGAAGTACGTAAAGACAGTTGACCCATACGACTTAAAAGCCACCAAAGAGGCCATAAAAGAGGCAATGCAAGTTAAAGGACCGGCGGTGATAATAGCAAGGAGAGAATGCATAATTCCAGTGCTGAGGAGAGGGGAAATTGGGGATATTCCAATAGTCTTAGAGGATAAATGCACAGGATGTAAAGCGTGTGCGTTATTAACTGGCTGTCCGGCACTCGTATTTGATGGTGAAGCGGGAAAGATGAAAATTGACTCCCTCATCTGCACTGGCTGTGGGCTTTGCGAGCAGCTCTGTCCCTTCGATGCGATAGTTTATCCAAGCAAGAGGTGA
- a CDS encoding DUF4152 family protein: MRIVSADTGGAVLDENYNPIGLIATAAVLVEKPYRTATLSIVKYSDPFDYDLSGRKALRDEAFLALKLARKVKPDVIHLDSSLGGIEVRKLDDPTIDSLRISDRGKAIWHELSKDLQPLAKRFWEETGVEILAIGKESVAVRIAELYAGIYSVKWGIEYAMGEGFVRIGLPRYMSVEINGTRILGKSLDPREGGLYGEIPIENGDFEWQVYPNPIARTFMVFEVEI; encoded by the coding sequence ATGAGAATAGTCTCTGCAGATACTGGGGGAGCAGTGTTGGATGAAAACTACAATCCAATTGGTTTGATAGCAACTGCAGCTGTTTTGGTGGAGAAGCCGTATAGAACAGCGACACTGAGCATCGTAAAGTACTCCGATCCTTTTGACTATGACCTTAGTGGAAGGAAAGCGCTGAGGGATGAGGCTTTTCTGGCATTAAAGCTTGCAAGAAAAGTAAAGCCGGATGTTATTCATTTAGACTCCAGCCTTGGGGGAATAGAGGTCAGAAAACTCGACGATCCAACTATAGATTCATTGAGGATTTCTGATAGAGGAAAAGCCATATGGCATGAGCTGAGCAAAGATCTACAGCCGTTGGCTAAGAGATTTTGGGAAGAAACCGGGGTTGAGATCTTGGCTATAGGGAAAGAAAGTGTTGCTGTCAGAATAGCGGAGCTTTATGCCGGGATTTATTCCGTGAAGTGGGGAATTGAGTATGCAATGGGAGAGGGCTTTGTGAGGATTGGGCTTCCGAGATACATGAGTGTCGAGATAAACGGAACTAGAATATTGGGAAAGAGCCTTGATCCGCGAGAAGGAGGCCTCTACGGAGAGATACCTATAGAGAATGGAGATTTCGAATGGCAAGTTTATCCGAACCCTATAGCGAGAACATTTATGGTTTTTGAGGTTGAAATCTAA
- a CDS encoding TIGR00289 family protein: MRVAVLFSGGKDSTYALYWALKEGFEVKYLVSMHSESDESYMYHVPNIHLTELQARAVGIPLIKGFTKGEKEKEVEDLKRVLEGLKIDGIVAGALASQYQKERVERVAQELGIKVFAPFWGVDPEEYMKTLIQEGFDVVIVGVSAYGLDKTWLGRKIDGKALEELKTLNEKYKVHIAGEGGEFETFVRDAPFFSAKVVFDEVEKIWDEYTSSGVLIVKKAHLEPKG, from the coding sequence ATGAGGGTTGCAGTACTTTTCTCTGGAGGAAAGGATTCAACATATGCCCTTTACTGGGCATTAAAGGAAGGTTTTGAGGTTAAATATCTTGTAAGTATGCATTCTGAGAGTGATGAAAGTTATATGTACCATGTTCCAAACATTCACCTCACAGAGCTCCAAGCAAGGGCCGTTGGAATTCCTCTCATAAAGGGATTTACAAAAGGAGAGAAGGAGAAAGAAGTTGAGGACTTGAAAAGGGTTCTTGAAGGACTGAAAATAGATGGAATCGTTGCAGGGGCACTGGCAAGTCAATACCAAAAAGAAAGGGTTGAAAGAGTGGCTCAGGAGTTAGGAATCAAAGTATTTGCTCCGTTCTGGGGAGTTGATCCAGAAGAATATATGAAAACCCTGATTCAAGAGGGTTTTGATGTCGTTATAGTTGGAGTCTCAGCTTATGGCCTGGATAAAACGTGGTTAGGAAGGAAAATAGATGGAAAGGCCCTTGAGGAATTGAAAACACTTAACGAAAAGTATAAAGTGCACATAGCTGGTGAAGGAGGAGAATTCGAGACTTTTGTCAGGGATGCACCATTCTTTAGTGCAAAAGTTGTTTTTGACGAAGTTGAAAAGATATGGGATGAATACACCAGTTCGGGAGTGTTGATAGTCAAGAAGGCTCACTTAGAACCGAAAGGGTGA
- a CDS encoding inositol-3-phosphate synthase, with protein MVRVVILGQGYVGSIFALGVERIKTGELGYYGIPLQNELPIKVEDIEIVGSYDVDKNKIGKSLYEVVKNYWDGKIPEALKNIIVRKGIHLRSLRNLPIEAEGLEDEMSLREAVEKLVEEWKRLNADVIVNVCTTEAFVPFGNKEELIKAIENDERERLTATQVYAYAAALYAKERGGAAFVNAIPTLIANDPAFVELAKENNLVIFGDDGATGATPLTADVLAHLAQRNRYVKDIAQFNIGGNTDFLALTDKERNKSKEFTKSSVVKDLLGYEAPHYIKPTGFLEPLGDKKFIAMHIEYVSFNGAVDELVITGRINDSPALAGLLVDLVRLGKMAVERKEFGTVYEVNAFYMKNPGPGEKGNIPRIIAHEKMRMWAGLKPRWL; from the coding sequence ATGGTTCGCGTTGTGATACTAGGCCAAGGATACGTAGGGAGCATTTTTGCTCTTGGGGTTGAAAGGATAAAAACAGGGGAGCTTGGTTACTATGGAATTCCACTTCAGAACGAGCTCCCAATAAAAGTCGAAGACATAGAAATCGTTGGAAGCTATGATGTTGACAAAAACAAAATTGGCAAGTCCCTATATGAGGTTGTGAAGAACTACTGGGACGGCAAAATCCCAGAAGCCCTCAAGAACATAATCGTAAGAAAGGGAATTCATCTCAGAAGCTTAAGAAACCTTCCCATAGAGGCGGAGGGCCTTGAGGATGAAATGAGCCTTAGGGAAGCTGTTGAAAAACTTGTTGAAGAATGGAAGAGGCTTAATGCAGACGTTATAGTTAACGTTTGCACTACCGAAGCCTTTGTCCCATTTGGAAACAAGGAAGAGCTTATAAAAGCCATTGAAAACGACGAGAGAGAAAGATTAACTGCAACTCAAGTTTACGCTTATGCCGCCGCTCTGTACGCAAAGGAAAGGGGAGGAGCAGCTTTCGTAAACGCTATTCCCACGCTCATAGCAAACGACCCCGCTTTTGTGGAGCTTGCCAAAGAGAACAACTTAGTTATCTTTGGCGATGATGGGGCCACGGGAGCAACCCCGCTGACGGCCGATGTCTTAGCTCACTTAGCTCAGAGGAACAGATACGTTAAAGACATAGCCCAATTCAACATAGGTGGTAACACTGACTTTTTAGCCCTAACTGACAAGGAGAGAAATAAAAGCAAAGAATTCACAAAATCGAGTGTAGTTAAAGACCTTCTTGGCTATGAGGCTCCTCATTACATCAAACCAACCGGGTTCCTTGAGCCGTTGGGAGACAAAAAGTTCATTGCCATGCACATCGAATACGTCAGCTTCAACGGAGCAGTTGACGAGCTTGTGATAACCGGAAGAATCAACGATAGTCCAGCTTTAGCCGGACTGTTAGTTGATTTAGTGAGATTGGGCAAAATGGCAGTAGAAAGGAAGGAATTCGGGACTGTATACGAGGTTAACGCCTTCTACATGAAAAACCCGGGGCCAGGAGAAAAAGGCAACATTCCCAGGATAATAGCCCATGAAAAGATGAGAATGTGGGCAGGGCTGAAGCCAAGATGGCTTTAG